GAGAGTCTGCTTTGGGGGAATCTGCCTGGGAGGAGAATTGAGCATAGCCCCTGCCCATTGATGTTCTCCCCTCAGTCTAGAATACATTGCTGGGCTCTCAGTCATGGCCTCTGTACTGCTGCTTGCAGTTAACACCCCACCCTTCTCTCAGTGGGAAATTTTAGCTGAATCGTGCATTTAAAATTATTCAATTTTACTATTGTTACCTTTCTAATTCTTTAGCCAATATTATTCACATAATACTGCTTCAACTCTCTAGTTTTTGTTGTActttgttggggttttttttggtctattATTGAGTTATGTCTTCatcttattttttgtatttttttaaattttgttttccttttaactctgttgttgttgtcagatgccattgagttggtcccacctcacagcgaccccatgtacaacggaacaaaacattgcccggtcctgtgccatccttacaattgttatgcttgagcccattgttgcagccacttttaacTCTATCCAATAGGGTATTTTTAGCTAATTTTTGTCCTTATTTGAATACACTCTTAACtgtaacatttattttcttagcCACATTAAGATTGTATCATAATTCCCTAGCATTTCGCTTTTATTCTTTAAACTTTTAGATTAAAGTGCCCATTTTATTTTGTATGCATATTCCATCTTGTCAGCTCTTTTCTAGCATCCTAAGTTAGAGATGAGAAGTGGTGATGTTAGGTGGGTGGACAGGGTGGGTGCTGCAGCACTGACTGGCTTTCCTCCTGCAAAGGCTCCTCTCCTTTTGCTACCCTTTTCACTCTCCACtttctgcccccaccccacccgtACACCCAAAGGAGatgctttttgctgttgttaaagGGGAACCTGATATTTGCCATGGTCAAGAAAAAGAGTGACTCAAATTTAAGTTCCATTTTTACCTACTCAGATTGTTTGGGAAATCCACAGGACAAATTATATGGGTCAGAAGTTATTTAGACTGGCCTCAAAGATCATTCAGGGGAATTGCTGAACAGcgccatcatctctttccagaaaAAGCCAGGGCCTCTCGAAATTACAAACCGTGATCTCCGAGCACTTCACAGCATCCAAGGAAAGTTTCACTGGGAACAGGGAGGAGTGGCCAGCAACTCTGCCTTCCAGGACTGACCTGAAAGAATTCCCATGCAGTCTTGAAGGTCCTGGTAAGAATTATTGGCGGGAAGCGTATTCAAAGGTAGGGAATTAAATTTTGTTGACCTACATTCAGAATTAACCTGAGTACATTGATTCACCTTCTTTCTGGTCAAGAATTTAAAGGATTGGTTGTAGTGGGATCCTAGTTCCTGGCACGTGTGAAGTGTGATGGCACTCATGGGGGGTTGGGGTGGTAGGGGGTGGGATAGAAAGCCAATCACGGAGGGAGGGGAAAACATTCTGGAAAGGTTTATCCTTTCTTATCTTGTTCTGTAAAATGCAGTTTACTCAAGGAAACAATATGCTAAACTAAATTTAGGCTCCCAACCCACACAGGCCTAACACGGGGTCAGGAGGaggaataaagggaaaaaataaagaatCTTTAGCAAGAGATAATTCATTGAAGAACCTGGAGATCTAATATCAGTGCCCACTTACTTGTGTGGGTGCTTGGGTAGCATCAGGTATAACCTTTTTTTGTTGGATGTCCTTGAACACCGGATGTCAAAGGCACAATTTCTGACTCAATGGTATTTACATGATTTTATACCATCGGACAAGAGGCTGAATGAGGCATGTGGTTGAGTCACTCGTTTGTCCACATCTCCattcttggtttagtttttccAGTAAGGAACTGAAACACACAAAACTCATGGGTAGAGTCTGTTGAATTCCTGAATTTCCAGTTCATTTGTAAAAGTAACTATTAGGTAacgatatatatacatattaaatatattataaaatatatgatGAGGTACTTCAAGGAAATGcttttgaaatattacaaagtaattattattatttttttttgtctattgatCACTTTGTTTATTGAACATTTATGCCCTTTAAGACTGACACCACTGTAATTTGATATGGAGAAACACCCTCCTGGTATCTTAACTGGGGAAATGTTTCATCGTACTCTTCAAAATACTAGCTCTGGTCCTGACAGGAAGACCTTTTTGAGAAGCATTGTTCTATCTCCCACCCTATGTCTTGCCATTTGCGTGAGTGTAGAGAAAACCTGAACAACAATATGGAGAACTTGATCCTTTTACACATTTCTGCCCCTTCATCCCCACCTGTAAGAAGATAACTTTTCCACTGTAAAGTTTCATCCCTATGGACGTATGTCAAATAATATAGCAGCATTACtgatgatagaaaaaaaaaaaaatgaaacatacagAGCCCTCCATAAAACTCAGTATTTGGCTCAAAATAAGGAATGGCGTGATCAACTATGGCATATCACCAAGATAGCATAATACTCAGTCATTAAACGGTAATTAGGAATACTGCATAGAAACATGAAAACATACTTGGGgtataattaaaagagaaaagaaaaaacacacgATTATAATATGTAAGCCACATATGCATTTGGAGGAAGCCTGAAGATGATATGCTACAATGGGGAATATGAGGATAactcaaaaagtattgctacaaaatcatagaaacctttattaaacaaaaatgtcaaattgtGAACCTATCGTTTCTTGACATGTCCTCCATCTAGGTCTATACACTTCCGAAGGtggtgtttccatctctctaaacCCTTCCCCGAAGAATTCTGCGCTCTTCAATTTGCATCAAGGATCAAAATGGCAGTTTCGGCATCCTCAAGGGACTCAAAatgtgttccttttaaatgttctttgagttttgggaacaaaaagaagcCCGAAAGGGCAAGGTCAGGGCTGTAGGGTAGATGGGGTAAGGTTTCCCAACGAAATTCTTTAGGACAGCCCTTGCTACCctcatgatggaaaaaaaattcctcagtgcaactttcctggcctttttctcactaatgtagttaaaaaaaatttttttttaattccttcaaaATAACCCCTCACGATCATGCTGTGTCCttcaaaaaaatttatcaagattACCCATGTGATATCCCAAAAAACAGTCTGCATAACCTTCTGAGTGGTCTTCCCTCTCTTGGTTCATCTTTGATGTTTTCCCAACCTTTCTTAAAATGCTTAATCCATCTAAAAACAAGTTAATGGGGCAGCATTCCTATAAGCTTGTTGCAAAACTTCAGTGATTGGGGGAAATGTCCACttgaattttgttaaaaatttcgTATTAGCTCTGACCTCAAAATCATTTTATTCCATGGCACAAAAACTATCCTTTTTTCCTGAAGGCATCCTAAtgagactaagacaagtgtattactgAGAGATCTTGTCTGCAGCCATCCGCTGATTacagagacatgtttaaacacattttgtttggaataaaccccGTGCATGTATGAACTGGAACCCTAGTAACGATACTTTTTTGACCTACCCTTGTAGTTCTGTTAGGATGGTGGAATtgtggattttaaaaaatatttttattgctataaaataATTGTAACAACAATAGTGAATTCACCAAATGATGCTGTGGGTGTAGAAAGGAGATATTGATAAATAAGTAAGCACAGGTTGGATCttacaaaagggaaaaacatttaaaataatgaaaattccTTTCCTACATTTGCCATTATTAAGATCTATATAGCTCAATATTAAGATCTATATagtatttaaaacattttcaaaggAACTGGTTAGTGGAGCTTGGAAGAGAGCCTGAACTTAATTATATCTGGATTTGTTTGCCGTGATGATTGCAGTAGGAACTACATTTTAAAACCGTTGTCTAAATATGCTTCAGCTTGGGAATCTTGGCTAAATTCACACTTAGAAAtcaagaaatagtttggaaaaggaCCCACTTGCATAATAAGTAGGAATATAGAGTAAGAGAAATTGAatagagaaaatttcaaaaataaaattatttaaaatcaaGTTGAAATTGCTGTtcagattaacaacaaaataaagggaaCTGATGCCTGCTTTAAATGTGTATCTGTCTGGGAGCTCTTAAAGCTGCCAGGAACATATCCTCGTGTCTACCATGTTAATACTGACAATTTGCTGAAACTGTTGACTTCAAAGAGCTACACTGTTTTCCTTCAAAGGGCTCAGATGCTTTTCtctccttgtttttcttttcttctacctCTGTTCAAAAGAAAGACAGTTTTACCTTGAATAGTGTCTAAAAGCGTTGATATGGGGCATCAGGCCACCTTGCTTCATATTAGAAGAGAGTTACTTAATTTGAGATGTTAAGAAAAATCCACACATACGATCACTCATTTTATTCTTTCTGCTCAAAGTTAAGTCTCTCAGCCCAACAGTTGCAAACCATTTTTTTCTAACAGAACAGAATATTCCCGCAAATGCATACTTAGATACCTTAAAGATCTATCTGAAGTAGGTAGATGGAAGGAGAAACCTGAAATAGGTTTTTTCTGAAATAGCACTTGAAAATGATTAAATACCTTATATCCCTAAACTAGTAGTTGACCCTGGATTTGGAAAATTGgagggtgtgtgtatatgtgtctgtgcgtgtgtgtattatatatatgaagAAGCTTGAGCTGGTTCCAAAAAATCGGAAAGCAACTTTCCAAACCCCAAACTATACCTGACACTAGGACCACCTCTCTTCGTATCTTGTATAAGATTTGATGAGCCTCTGTGAACATCTCTCTCTGAGGTCTGTCTTCTCACCTCTAAATATTCCCTCAGTGGTGAACACCTTAGAGGAAGTTTTTATTCCTAACAGTTATCCAATAATCTTCGCCTTCATAGAAATATGACTTTCCTCTTTGAAAACGCATTAGAATTGTTAAAAGGTATTGCAATTTCAGGAAACTTTTCTTCCCCCCATCTCAGAACCAAAGTAAATGTATTAGATTACTTGGGGCTATAccaatgtttaaaattttcttctaaaaaatattttaccCCTAACATCTTCATTCTATTCACAGAAATGTATTTTGGTGAATAAATAATATTTGGTAATAAAACATATCTGCTTTCATACATTTACAAAGTTCTTTTGAGTAGTAGCAAGAATTCAATCCAATTCACAGAAGTGTTATCACAAATTGCACAACTTTGGCATGCATTTTTTGATAATTCATTTCCTGGCAATATATAAAGTGCCTTTGACTTACTGTCAGAGAAtattcaaactggaatgaactatAGAAATAATCTAATGTAGATTAGTCATCCTTCTCCCATTTGATAGAGTAGGAAACTGAGGTGTAAAAAGAGGAAATTTGCCAGGGTCACAGATCTCATTTTCTGACATTTAAGTCCTACTAAGAAAAAGCACACACTTTTGACGTTGATTTTAAATGTTGATCTTTTAAGGGCAGAACAATTTGCTACACTTGCATTCCTTAAGAAAGGATTGTAGAGTTGGACCTGAAATACACAAGAGAGGTATGCCCCAAATTTTTGTCCTTAATTCCCCTTTTCAGAAAATGGAGTTGAAACTATCTTTTAATTTACAGCAATCATTTTCTAAAGAATGCAAAATTATCCTTATCTTCAAGATGAAATCTACCATCATTTCtatgtatcattcaatatttctcTTCAACAGAGATCAAATGGTGTTCTGGCTGATTGCCCTTTTTGTCTAGTTCAGTCAAGCATGTGAAATCGCAAATACTTTTTAGGATACTATTGTGCTGTTTTTTCCTTAATAGCAAAAAAGTAAGGATGAAACAAAGCAGACCACTGTCTTGTAATGTTCATTCATCAGATGAACTTAATCAAATCTAGGCTTTGGTTAAATCTAGTAAGGTCAACTCTTGTTTCATTGGCATTTACAGTCTGTAAGGATGTTGAACAAATGTACAAATAATAACACTACCAAAGGTTTAACCATTGTATTTCATGTAAATTCTGCATAAAGTCCAGGACCACTGTATTGATTTTATGGTCTTCAGATTTTAAATGGCATATAgccaaaaataaagacaaaacaaaacaaaacaaaaaccccaaacccattgctgttgagctgactcctactcacagcgaccctgtaggacggactagagctgccccatagggttttatggaagcagactgccacatctttctctcgaggagtggctggtgcatttggatcaccggcctttcagttagcagccaagcagctTTAACCAcggtgctgccagggctccttaaacggCATATAGGAATAGTAATTACCAATCTATGTCTCCCAGAAATGGTAAAGACATTTGTATATTTATAGTCATCATTTTGACTTGATAAAAGCAAGTTCTAATCTACGAAAATAGTTCACTGAGTCATTTTGCACCTGATGAGGAAATTACACACGAATGAtagtaaatgttaaaaaaaacccacttccaataaaaactcaataaatcAATATAAAGGAAGAGTCTAAGAAGTAATGTAGCCATCTaaaaatggttaatttttcacATAGCTGGTCACACTTTACTTAATTTGAAATCCCCAGTCTTGACAGAAGATAATGCCATAAACTCAATTACATCATTCGACTGTCTTTAACTCCCTCTCTCTCCAAAAATCATCCCACCTAAGGGATGTAACTATTCtctcctgatttttttctttcagcaaataTCAAGTGTGAAAAGCTTCTCACCAGGCAAACATCATTTCATATAATAGAACAttagattattttttcttttcttcagacATAACGTAGCTCAGCATCCCTATAGCTAGCCCCTGTGTGGTTTGATACCTGATAGCTACAGTTCACTCTACATTTATCTTGCTTTCAGCAGGTGCTGGATAACACTTTTTGGGTGATTTTACAAAACGTTCAACATTGTTTAAGTTGTTAAAAAGCTATTGAAATTCCTGCTCCTTTTCCTCCCCACTGCCTGTCCCAGTGTCCCTGGCCCTCTTCATGCTTCCCTAAGATGTGTCCCCAACATGCCTATTTACATAACTTTCAGGCACTGGGGGTTTGCCCACCCATCACATACCAGGTCAATTTTTAACAGTGTAAAGGCTCTTGGAGCAGGGCAGTTTCCTTCCATTAGGAGCTGGGTGTAGTCAGGTTTCTATCCATATACTACCTTTGTATGCAAAGCTTAGACTATAGTCTCCTGGTCCCACCTGCCTTGGCTCTGATTGATGTAACAACAGTATCTGTCATAGGGCCTGTTCTGCTTGTAGGAGCAAACGATGATACTGTCCTGGGGCACAAAGAAGATGCTGTCCTCGGGCTCAGGGCAGTTGGCCTTGTCCCAGGCTGAGCACTTGGCCTCCAAGGCACTGTAGGCACGGGAACTGGCCGAAGGACAGTAGCCATCCAGGTATCTGGACGTCTCCTGACGTGCACTCTGGACCAGGCTCTGGCATTCTCCTTCCTCCGTGGGTGTGGGGGTGGTGATGGAGCTGGCGGTGGCCACCTCGCCCTGCCCCTGCGGGGGAGGCTTCCCCCTGAGGCCTGCCTTTTTAGCCAGCTCATCTGAGCTCCCCTTGCCTGACTCCAGGTCCGAAGGGGTTCTCAGCAGTTCCACCACCTCCTTGTCCTTAGGTTTCCGGAAGCAGGGCAGTTTGCGGACCCAGAGCAGCTCATTCTCAGGCCACTTGGTACACCCCTCTGTTTTCCTGGCCAGGGCAATGGCCGCGATGCCCGGTAGGCAGATGGCCGGCCCAATGGCCAGGAGGGGGATGTTGCCCAGCGTCTCCCCTTTCATCCCAGAGACGGTGAACATGAATCCAAAGACCAGGAAGACACTGACCAGGGCCACCACCAGTCCAGTCCTCGGGTTAATGTCATCGGGTCGCATCTTTCACTCCATCCAGGTGGGGGGCTGCTTGCTGGACAGAGAGCAGCGTTCCTCTCTTCTGTCAGAGGCGAAACCACAGTGggttaaaaaacagaaagaaaaacaaaacaaaacaaaacaaaaaatccaagtCAAATTCCCACCAGCCAACTCggtttctccctttctatcagcctgggtttctgtctttctctctctctctctttctccgtCTTTCAATTTCTCTCCCCACTTTCTGACTAGGGCAACCTCTGTCTTTCTCATATAAACATTCACCGACTGCGGGGGTCACCGTGGTACCTGAGGTTTCCTGCCGTCTCCCGGGCGCAGGGACAGAAGCCCGTCTGAGTCCCCTTAGAAACCCGCACAACAGCTGCCCCTCGGCTCGCTCCCTTGTTTCTGGACGGAAAGCCTGGCTCTCCCCACGATCTCTGCATCCAGAAGGCGGGACGCGGGCGCACGTAGTTCCCAGCAGTGCCCGTCAGTCCCGGGCAGGTGGAGAGGGCACAGCAAGCGCCAGCTGTGCGCGGAGCGGGGCAACGGCCGAGGAAGGACTCAGTCTGGGAAGAGGGAAGGCGGCGCGCGAGCCTGGCCCTGTTACATCACATCCCGAAccagctcagaaaaaaaaagactggcgCGCGGGGGCAGCAGGGGGCCGGACCCTGGGGAGAAGCCGCCGGGGCGGAAGGGGCTGGGCAGGGTCTGTCCAGGGGCGCATCGGACAGCGTGCAGTGGTGGTCTCCTATACCCGGGAGGGCCGAGCAGGGCGCCGGACCCACTCCTGGGCTGGTGGAGAGTCTGGGACGAGAGGCTACCGCTGGAAGAGACCCGGACCCAGGTCGGGTTGCCCGCGGGGCAGCAGTTGGAACGTCCCAACCTGGGCTCCAGGTCCGGTTCGAGGGGCAGAGGTACCAGCTGGAGGTGTCCCTCCTGGGCCCGACCCCTTCTCCGGTTACAATCTGGGAGACTCGCACCGCACAGACAGTGGGTTCCTGGGGCGCTTCCCTCAAGCCCGCGGCTCTCGGGGAGCAGAAGGCTGCATCCCTCGAGGGGCTCCAGCCGTAGACCGCTGTTGGTCGTGGCCCGGCTGGGCGGCAGCTGCGCTCACTAGCGCCTTGGCCGTGGAGCCAGCAGCGCCAGCGGAGTGCACGGACTAGCTAGCGCCCAGGCACAGTTAATTGGCGAAGGGTGGACGTAGGTCTGGCCCAGGCCTTAGGGGAGTCACTAGAGACCCTCTCTCTGGCCTTCTAGCTCCCAACCCAAGAGGGGTGGCCCTGGAGCCCGGATTCCACTCCGCCGCGGCTGTGGCGATAGCCAGGGGGACTGGAACGACGGGGAAGGGCTTCCCGCCCTGAACCTCCACTTCGAGGAGACAGAGGGACCTTGGGCGGCTGAATCAGGCCCACCACCCCGCGATGCAGCGCAGGTTTTGAGTGATTCTCTTCTAATTGGCTGAAGCCGCCTTGGAGAACCCaagttttccttctccctccgCCGTCCCGCAGCAGGCGATggattcttctggcctcaggggcAAGACCCTCATCAACCGTGGTTCTTCAACAGGGCTGCACATTTAGGCCAGAGAGGGAATGATGGGGGACTCCACGGTGGGAATACATTCTTTCACATCAAATCACTGCCTTGGTGGAAAGAATTTTTGACAAACCAGCCTTCTCCACTTAAACCAGGTCTGTGTTCTTGGgcaacttaacctctctgagaatAGGTTGACTCA
This DNA window, taken from Loxodonta africana isolate mLoxAfr1 chromosome 9, mLoxAfr1.hap2, whole genome shotgun sequence, encodes the following:
- the TMEM215 gene encoding transmembrane protein 215; this encodes MRPDDINPRTGLVVALVSVFLVFGFMFTVSGMKGETLGNIPLLAIGPAICLPGIAAIALARKTEGCTKWPENELLWVRKLPCFRKPKDKEVVELLRTPSDLESGKGSSDELAKKAGLRGKPPPQGQGEVATASSITTPTPTEEGECQSLVQSARQETSRYLDGYCPSASSRAYSALEAKCSAWDKANCPEPEDSIFFVPQDSIIVCSYKQNRPYDRYCCYINQSQGRWDQETIV